One Streptomyces sp. RPA4-2 genomic window carries:
- a CDS encoding DUF5707 domain-containing protein produces the protein MRIRVTVAAATGALALSALAVPAAQAAEGPGATSAARSVVADAVKTPADDSRGDTAISNVVVNGGKDIVLGTTTKKTFTVSFTVKDNSGVEWAQAILWHGPDFDHLDGGAVADSSNGRATCTKVNATTSNCKSAYTVKADVDLIDSLAGSWKVWAIAQGTDGNYVQKDNVKGFRIQRLSKLTVNASPEPVKKGKTITVTGALTRASWNSGKYLGYTGQSVKLQFKKKGASAYTTVKTVKSTSGGALKTTVKASVDGTFRYSFAGTTTTPVVSATGDYVDVK, from the coding sequence ATGCGCATTCGAGTCACCGTGGCCGCCGCTACCGGCGCGCTGGCCCTCTCCGCCCTGGCCGTACCGGCGGCGCAGGCCGCCGAGGGGCCCGGCGCCACCTCGGCCGCCCGCTCCGTCGTGGCCGACGCGGTGAAGACTCCCGCCGACGACTCGCGCGGCGACACCGCGATCTCGAACGTCGTGGTGAACGGCGGCAAGGACATCGTTCTCGGCACCACCACGAAGAAGACCTTCACCGTCTCCTTCACCGTGAAGGACAACTCGGGCGTCGAGTGGGCACAGGCGATCCTGTGGCACGGCCCGGACTTCGACCACCTGGACGGCGGCGCCGTGGCCGACTCGTCCAACGGCCGTGCCACCTGCACCAAGGTCAACGCCACCACGTCGAACTGCAAGTCGGCCTACACGGTCAAGGCGGACGTCGACCTCATCGACAGCCTGGCCGGCAGCTGGAAGGTCTGGGCGATCGCCCAGGGCACCGACGGCAACTACGTCCAGAAGGACAACGTCAAGGGCTTCCGGATCCAGCGCCTGTCCAAGCTGACGGTCAACGCGTCCCCGGAGCCGGTGAAGAAGGGCAAGACCATCACGGTCACCGGCGCTCTGACGCGTGCGAGCTGGAACTCGGGCAAGTACCTGGGATACACCGGTCAGTCGGTGAAGCTGCAGTTCAAGAAGAAGGGCGCCAGCGCCTACACCACGGTCAAGACGGTCAAGTCGACCAGTGGCGGCGCACTGAAGACGACGGTCAAGGCGTCCGTCGACGGCACCTTCCGTTACTCCTTCGCGGGCACGACGACCACCCCGGTCGTCAGCGCCACCGGTGACTACGTCGACGTGAAGTAG
- a CDS encoding futalosine hydrolase: MATAVPVERDAVAGAFTGPHHEVRLPGVTLHRLRPASAVPPPGAAPAAGPTLDLLAAGVGPALAAASVAAALTAGALEGAPYDLVVSTGIGGGFQPDAPVGSLVLADEITAADLGAETPDGFLPVTELGFGTVTHRPPEALVRELVAVTGARAGTVLTVSTMTGTAERTAALRARHPRALAEAMEGFGVGEAAAAHGVPVLELRAVSNAVGPRDRAAWRIGEALAALTEGFGKLAPVLESWNPHEP; the protein is encoded by the coding sequence GTGGCCACCGCGGTTCCGGTCGAACGGGACGCGGTGGCCGGGGCGTTCACGGGCCCGCACCATGAGGTGCGGCTCCCCGGGGTGACCCTGCACCGGCTGCGCCCCGCCTCCGCCGTCCCGCCGCCCGGCGCCGCGCCCGCCGCCGGGCCGACCCTCGATCTGCTGGCCGCGGGTGTCGGCCCCGCCCTCGCCGCCGCCTCCGTCGCTGCCGCGCTCACCGCGGGCGCTCTCGAAGGCGCCCCCTACGACCTGGTCGTCTCCACCGGCATCGGCGGCGGTTTCCAGCCGGACGCGCCCGTCGGATCCCTCGTCCTCGCCGACGAGATCACCGCCGCGGACCTGGGCGCCGAGACCCCGGACGGGTTCCTCCCGGTGACGGAACTCGGCTTCGGCACCGTCACTCACCGTCCGCCCGAAGCACTCGTACGGGAGCTCGTGGCCGTCACCGGCGCGCGCGCCGGGACCGTACTGACCGTGTCCACCATGACCGGCACCGCCGAACGCACCGCCGCACTGCGCGCCCGCCACCCCCGCGCCCTCGCCGAGGCCATGGAGGGCTTCGGCGTGGGCGAGGCCGCCGCCGCCCACGGCGTGCCCGTGCTGGAGCTGCGCGCGGTGTCGAACGCCGTCGGCCCGCGCGACCGCGCCGCCTGGCGCATCGGCGAGGCTCTCGCGGCCCTCACCGAGGGTTTCGGGAAGCTCGCGCCCGTCCTGGAGAGTTGGAACCCACATGAGCCCTGA
- a CDS encoding DUF2771 domain-containing protein, whose translation MTSLPRGRAANGHHRRAVAALGAVSAGLLVLSACDKPTPLATITVGKSSVSSETDCYNDGKAVSSADLAKCLKAKDIKSIKVDPDDTVRFGVDPKIADNGWTILMNGQPLTDSSKKTYRTIPGSVFFNAQYGASGNSTLVSIKEGDKTVTGLWSFKLKKDA comes from the coding sequence ATGACCTCCCTGCCCCGCGGCAGAGCCGCCAATGGACATCACCGTCGCGCCGTTGCCGCTCTCGGCGCCGTTTCCGCCGGACTTCTCGTCCTGTCCGCCTGTGACAAGCCGACGCCGCTGGCCACGATCACGGTCGGCAAGAGCTCGGTGAGTTCCGAGACCGACTGCTACAACGACGGCAAGGCGGTGAGCAGCGCGGACCTGGCCAAGTGCCTCAAGGCCAAGGACATCAAGTCCATCAAGGTCGACCCCGACGACACCGTGCGGTTCGGCGTGGACCCGAAGATCGCGGACAACGGCTGGACGATCCTGATGAACGGTCAGCCGCTGACCGACTCCAGCAAGAAGACCTACCGGACGATTCCGGGAAGCGTGTTCTTCAACGCCCAGTACGGAGCCAGCGGCAACTCCACGCTCGTCTCCATCAAGGAGGGCGACAAGACGGTGACCGGACTGTGGTCGTTCAAGCTCAAGAAGGACGCCTGA
- a CDS encoding cold-shock protein: protein MPTGQVKWFNSEKGFGFLSRDDGGDVFVHSSVLPAGVDALKPGQRVEFGVVAGQRGDQALSVTILDPTPSVAAAQRRKPDELASIVQDLTTLLENITPMLERGRYPEKTSGKKIAGLLRAVADQLDV from the coding sequence GTGCCTACCGGCCAGGTCAAGTGGTTCAACAGTGAGAAGGGCTTCGGCTTTCTCTCCCGCGACGACGGCGGCGACGTCTTCGTCCACTCCTCGGTCCTGCCCGCCGGAGTCGATGCTCTCAAGCCGGGCCAGCGTGTGGAGTTCGGCGTCGTCGCCGGCCAGCGCGGCGACCAGGCGCTCTCGGTGACCATCCTGGACCCCACCCCCTCCGTCGCGGCCGCCCAGCGCCGCAAGCCGGACGAACTGGCCTCCATCGTGCAGGACCTGACGACCCTCCTCGAGAACATCACACCGATGCTGGAGAGGGGCCGTTACCCGGAGAAGACCTCCGGGAAGAAGATCGCGGGCCTGCTGCGGGCGGTCGCCGACCAACTCGACGTGTAG
- a CDS encoding HAD family hydrolase, whose amino-acid sequence MHIAPMPSRGLTVGFDLDMTLIDSRPGIHACYQALSARTDTYIDCDLVVTRLGPPLEEELVNWFPAERVPAVADLYRELYPAYAITGTLAMPGAHEAVEAVRAAGGRAVVVTAKWEPNAKLHLKHLGIGADAVVGDLWAERKAEALREHGASVYVGDHTGDVRGARTADAYSVAVATGPCDAAELRAAGADVVLTDLTQFPAWLGGYRGAAPA is encoded by the coding sequence ATGCATATCGCACCGATGCCCTCGCGCGGGCTGACCGTCGGCTTCGACCTCGACATGACCCTGATCGACTCCCGCCCCGGCATCCACGCCTGCTACCAGGCGCTCTCGGCACGCACGGACACGTACATCGACTGCGACCTCGTCGTCACCCGGCTCGGGCCGCCGCTGGAGGAGGAGCTCGTCAACTGGTTCCCGGCGGAGCGGGTCCCGGCCGTCGCCGACCTCTACCGCGAGCTGTATCCCGCCTACGCCATCACCGGCACGCTCGCCATGCCGGGTGCCCACGAGGCCGTCGAGGCGGTGCGGGCGGCGGGCGGCCGTGCCGTCGTCGTCACGGCGAAGTGGGAGCCCAACGCCAAACTGCACCTCAAGCACCTGGGGATCGGCGCGGACGCGGTCGTCGGCGACCTGTGGGCCGAGCGGAAGGCGGAGGCCCTGCGCGAGCACGGCGCGAGCGTGTACGTCGGTGACCACACCGGCGACGTCCGCGGCGCGCGCACCGCGGACGCGTACTCCGTCGCCGTGGCCACCGGGCCGTGCGACGCGGCGGAGCTGCGCGCGGCGGGCGCGGACGTCGTCCTCACCGACCTGACGCAGTTCCCGGCGTGGCTGGGCGGCTACCGCGGGGCCGCGCCCGCCTGA
- a CDS encoding 1,4-dihydroxy-6-naphthoate synthase, producing MSPEKLPEPLRIAYSPCPNDTFVFDAWAHGRVPGAPALDVTFADIDITNGMAERGESDVLKVSYAVLPYVLDEYALLPCGGALGRGCGPLVLTREPGADLAGRTVAVPSETSTAYLLFRLWAADTVPGGVGEIVVMPFHEIMPAVRDGKVDAGLVIHEARFTYQNYGLHKLADLGEHWELTTGLPIPLGAIIARRSLGQERLTELAAATRASVRAAWDDPEASRPYVLAHAQEMDPAVADQHIGLYVNEFTADLGEDGYAAVRGLLTRAAAEGLVPPLGPDALRFP from the coding sequence ATGAGCCCTGAGAAACTGCCCGAGCCCCTGCGGATCGCGTACTCGCCCTGCCCGAACGACACCTTCGTCTTCGACGCCTGGGCCCACGGCCGCGTCCCCGGCGCGCCCGCCCTCGACGTGACGTTCGCGGACATCGACATCACCAACGGCATGGCCGAGCGCGGCGAGTCCGACGTACTGAAGGTGTCGTACGCCGTGCTGCCGTACGTCCTCGACGAGTACGCGCTGCTGCCCTGCGGCGGCGCGCTGGGCCGGGGCTGCGGCCCGCTGGTGCTGACCCGGGAGCCGGGGGCCGACCTGGCGGGCCGTACGGTCGCCGTGCCCAGCGAGACGTCGACGGCGTACCTGCTCTTCCGTCTGTGGGCGGCGGACACGGTACCGGGCGGCGTGGGCGAGATCGTCGTGATGCCGTTCCACGAGATCATGCCCGCCGTGCGGGACGGGAAGGTGGACGCCGGACTCGTCATCCACGAAGCCCGTTTCACGTACCAGAACTACGGGCTGCACAAGCTCGCCGACCTGGGAGAGCACTGGGAGCTGACGACCGGGCTGCCCATCCCGCTCGGCGCGATCATCGCCAGACGCTCGCTGGGACAGGAGCGCCTGACCGAACTCGCCGCCGCGACCCGCGCCTCGGTCCGTGCCGCCTGGGACGACCCCGAGGCCTCCCGCCCGTACGTCCTCGCGCACGCCCAGGAGATGGACCCCGCCGTCGCCGACCAGCACATCGGCCTGTACGTCAACGAGTTCACCGCCGACCTCGGCGAGGACGGCTACGCGGCGGTCCGCGGCCTGCTCACGCGCGCCGCGGCCGAGGGACTGGTGCCGCCCCTCGGCCCGGACGCGCTGCGATTCCCGTAG
- a CDS encoding sacsin N-terminal ATP-binding-like domain-containing protein, with the protein MSKFVQPAPEGADPFGTARLRRGVLDAWATSPARFREDANAEEDLVLGGYRDRLLVELAQNAADAAARAHVPGRLRLTLRDGVLVAANTGAPLDAAGVESLSTLRASAKRDAPDTAVGRFGVGFAAVVAVTDEPAVVGRHGGIRWSLAEARELAADTARHSPGLGDEIRRRDGHVPLLRLPFAAEGTAPDPYDTAVILPLRDTAAEDLAERLLRGLDDALMLALPGLEEVVVEIGDGGTGGEVRTLRRRAEEHGVTLEDSRDGATRWRTVSHHGPLDPALLADRPVEERLRPQWSVTWAVPVDTDGTPGRPRTSPVVHAPTPSDEPLGVPALLIASLPLDTSRRHAAPGPLTDFLVERAADAYAELLAAWSPVDAGIIDLVPGPLGKGELDGVLRRAILDRLPRTAFLPPAVPPPENGGPDTAADWPESSAAEHPAALRPRDAEVVEGAGAETVRVLAEVLPSLLPAGLERRAELRTLGVARVPLAEAVDRLAGLEKDPGWWWRLYESLAGVDPDRLSGLPVPLADGRTAVGPRQILLPGSDDMRAAAPDTLARLGLKVAHPDAAHPLLEKLGALPATPRAVLTTPQVRAAVAASLDDEGAGWDQEAPDAEEVAELVLALVRDAALEPGDEPWLGALALPDEEGELAPAGELVLPGSPFAQVMREDELAFVESELADRWGEQPLAACGVLANFTLVRATDVVLDPDELDPRDSDFAEPDDAGLLDAVDVWCEDVLDRLPDTPVPPVATEIVAVRDLDLVDDERWPQALALLSRPPLRDALTQPVRVLLPDGTHEIVRPYSAWWLRGHPVLDGRHPAGLLAAGGDPLLRGLYDEADATGFDDEQVLRALGVRTSVAALLDEPGGAAELLERLADPDREVSGTQLHALYGALADLEPERVTLPDELRAVLDGRVTVVDAADAVVVDSPDLLPFTTGMPLLPVRPSRAAELAELFQVRRLSESVTGEVTSEGAEHDVPESVRILLGPSAPSSYVEHEELVVDGTELDWRRTRDGVLHASTLEGVAAGLAWAAGQWPRRFEVAALLEDQSRTEELARDRWFD; encoded by the coding sequence GTGAGCAAGTTCGTGCAACCGGCACCCGAGGGCGCGGACCCGTTCGGCACGGCCCGCCTGCGCCGCGGCGTGCTGGACGCCTGGGCCACCAGCCCGGCCCGGTTCCGTGAAGACGCCAACGCCGAGGAGGACCTGGTCCTCGGCGGATACCGTGACCGCCTCCTCGTCGAACTCGCCCAGAACGCCGCCGACGCGGCCGCCCGGGCCCACGTCCCCGGCCGCCTGCGGCTCACCCTCCGCGACGGGGTCCTGGTCGCCGCCAACACCGGCGCCCCCCTCGACGCGGCCGGCGTCGAGTCGCTGTCGACCCTCCGCGCCTCCGCCAAGCGCGACGCGCCCGACACCGCCGTCGGCCGCTTCGGCGTCGGCTTCGCCGCGGTCGTCGCGGTCACCGACGAGCCCGCCGTGGTCGGCCGGCACGGCGGTATCCGCTGGTCCCTCGCCGAGGCCCGCGAACTGGCGGCCGACACCGCCCGCCACAGCCCGGGTCTGGGCGACGAGATCCGCCGCCGCGACGGCCATGTGCCGCTGCTGCGGCTGCCGTTCGCGGCCGAGGGCACCGCCCCGGACCCGTACGACACCGCCGTCATCCTCCCGCTGCGGGACACCGCCGCCGAGGATCTCGCCGAGCGCCTGCTGCGAGGGCTCGACGACGCGCTCATGCTCGCCTTGCCCGGCCTGGAGGAAGTGGTCGTCGAGATCGGCGACGGCGGCACGGGCGGCGAGGTGCGCACCCTGCGCCGCAGGGCCGAGGAGCACGGTGTCACCCTGGAGGACTCCCGGGACGGCGCCACCCGCTGGCGCACCGTCTCCCACCACGGCCCCCTGGACCCGGCCCTGCTGGCCGACCGCCCGGTCGAGGAGCGGCTGCGCCCGCAGTGGTCGGTGACCTGGGCCGTCCCGGTCGACACCGACGGCACCCCGGGCCGCCCCCGCACCAGCCCGGTCGTGCACGCGCCGACCCCCAGCGACGAGCCCCTCGGCGTCCCCGCCCTGCTCATCGCCTCCCTGCCGCTCGACACCAGTAGGCGGCACGCCGCCCCGGGCCCCCTCACCGACTTCCTGGTGGAGCGCGCGGCGGACGCGTACGCGGAGCTGCTCGCTGCCTGGAGCCCGGTGGACGCCGGGATCATCGACCTGGTGCCGGGCCCGCTCGGCAAGGGCGAGCTGGACGGCGTCCTGCGCCGCGCGATCCTCGACCGGCTGCCGCGCACCGCCTTCCTGCCGCCGGCCGTCCCGCCGCCGGAGAACGGCGGCCCGGACACCGCCGCCGACTGGCCCGAGAGCAGCGCCGCGGAACACCCGGCCGCCCTGCGGCCCCGTGACGCCGAGGTCGTCGAGGGCGCCGGCGCCGAGACCGTCCGGGTACTCGCCGAAGTGCTGCCCAGCCTGCTGCCCGCCGGCCTGGAGCGCCGGGCGGAGCTCCGGACGCTGGGCGTCGCCCGCGTACCGCTCGCCGAGGCCGTGGACCGGCTGGCCGGGCTGGAGAAGGACCCGGGCTGGTGGTGGCGGCTGTACGAGAGCCTGGCCGGGGTGGACCCGGACCGGCTGTCCGGGCTGCCCGTGCCGCTCGCCGACGGCCGGACGGCGGTGGGGCCCCGGCAGATCCTGCTGCCCGGCTCCGACGACATGCGGGCCGCCGCCCCCGACACCCTCGCCCGCCTCGGCCTCAAGGTCGCCCACCCGGACGCCGCCCACCCGCTGCTGGAAAAACTGGGCGCCCTCCCGGCCACTCCCCGCGCGGTCCTCACCACCCCGCAGGTGCGCGCGGCCGTCGCTGCCTCGCTCGACGACGAGGGGGCCGGCTGGGACCAGGAGGCGCCGGACGCCGAGGAAGTGGCGGAGCTGGTCCTCGCCCTGGTCCGCGACGCCGCGCTCGAACCCGGCGACGAGCCCTGGCTCGGCGCCCTCGCCCTGCCGGACGAGGAGGGCGAACTCGCCCCCGCCGGTGAACTGGTGCTGCCCGGCAGCCCGTTCGCCCAGGTCATGCGCGAGGACGAACTCGCCTTCGTCGAATCGGAGTTGGCCGACCGATGGGGTGAGCAGCCGCTCGCCGCCTGTGGTGTGCTGGCCAACTTCACCCTGGTGCGGGCCACCGACGTCGTCCTCGACCCGGACGAACTGGACCCCCGCGACTCCGACTTCGCCGAACCCGACGACGCGGGACTGCTGGACGCCGTCGACGTGTGGTGCGAGGACGTCCTCGACCGGCTGCCCGACACCCCCGTACCGCCCGTCGCCACCGAGATCGTCGCCGTACGGGACCTGGACCTGGTGGACGACGAGCGGTGGCCGCAGGCGCTCGCGCTGCTGTCCCGGCCGCCGCTGCGCGACGCGCTGACCCAGCCGGTGCGCGTCCTGCTCCCGGACGGCACCCACGAGATCGTCCGGCCGTACTCCGCCTGGTGGCTGCGCGGCCATCCCGTCCTGGACGGGCGTCACCCGGCGGGACTGCTCGCCGCGGGCGGCGACCCGCTCCTGCGCGGGCTGTACGACGAGGCCGACGCGACCGGCTTCGACGACGAGCAGGTGCTGCGGGCGCTGGGCGTCCGCACGTCCGTCGCCGCCCTGCTGGACGAGCCCGGGGGCGCCGCCGAGCTCCTCGAACGGCTCGCCGACCCCGACCGCGAGGTCTCCGGCACCCAACTGCACGCCCTGTACGGCGCGCTGGCCGATCTGGAGCCCGAGCGCGTGACCCTGCCGGACGAGCTGCGCGCCGTGCTGGACGGACGGGTGACCGTCGTGGACGCCGCCGACGCCGTGGTCGTCGACTCGCCCGACCTGCTGCCCTTCACCACCGGCATGCCGCTGCTCCCCGTCCGCCCGTCCCGCGCCGCCGAGCTCGCCGAACTGTTCCAGGTACGGCGCCTCAGCGAGTCGGTGACCGGCGAGGTGACCTCGGAGGGCGCCGAACACGACGTACCCGAGTCCGTACGGATCCTGCTGGGCCCCTCGGCCCCCTCCTCGTACGTCGAACACGAGGAACTCGTCGTCGACGGCACCGAACTGGACTGGCGCCGCACCCGGGACGGGGTGCTGCACGCGTCCACCCTGGAGGGCGTGGCGGCCGGCCTCGCCTGGGCGGCCGGACAGTGGCCGCGCCGCTTCGAGGTCGCGGCCCTGCTGGAGGACCAGTCCCGCACGGAGGAACTGGCCCGGGACCGCTGGTTCGACTGA
- a CDS encoding DUF3027 domain-containing protein produces MSAATTRSRTPDRLCAEAVDLARTAAEEAAAPGVVGEHVGVVSEGDRVVTHYFECKEFGYRGWRWAVTVARASRAKIVTLDETVLLPGSDALLAPEWVPWSERLRPGDMGPGDLLPTDAEDLRLEPGFSGEDEPAPNSAVSQDMAELVEAEDAEVTAGVPAHLPFAPRRGSIAAVAEELGLRRARVLSRYGLHVAADRWEESYGPKTAMAQAAPASCVSCGFLNPIGGSLGQAFGVCANEFSPADGRVVALSYGCGGHSEAAVMPAPPRPAPPVIDETRVDPFPLRPSPDSGSVSITPDEPSSELGHS; encoded by the coding sequence GTGAGCGCAGCGACCACGCGAAGCCGCACCCCCGACCGTCTGTGCGCCGAGGCCGTCGACCTCGCGCGCACCGCCGCCGAGGAGGCAGCCGCCCCCGGCGTCGTCGGTGAACATGTGGGGGTGGTCTCCGAGGGGGACCGTGTCGTCACGCACTACTTCGAGTGCAAGGAGTTCGGCTACCGGGGCTGGCGCTGGGCGGTGACGGTCGCCCGTGCCTCCCGGGCGAAGATCGTCACCCTGGACGAGACGGTGCTGCTGCCCGGCTCGGACGCCCTTCTCGCGCCCGAGTGGGTGCCGTGGAGCGAGCGGCTGCGGCCCGGTGACATGGGCCCCGGTGACCTGCTGCCCACGGACGCCGAGGACCTGCGGCTCGAGCCCGGTTTCTCCGGTGAGGACGAGCCCGCGCCGAACTCCGCCGTCTCGCAGGACATGGCCGAGCTGGTGGAGGCGGAGGACGCGGAGGTGACGGCGGGCGTTCCCGCGCACCTTCCGTTCGCGCCGCGCCGCGGTTCGATCGCGGCGGTGGCGGAGGAGCTCGGACTGCGCCGGGCGCGGGTGCTCTCGCGGTACGGGCTGCATGTCGCGGCCGACCGGTGGGAGGAGTCGTACGGGCCCAAGACGGCGATGGCGCAGGCGGCGCCCGCGTCGTGCGTCAGCTGCGGCTTCCTGAACCCGATCGGGGGCTCGCTCGGACAGGCGTTCGGTGTCTGTGCGAATGAGTTCTCGCCGGCGGACGGGCGGGTCGTGGCGCTCTCGTACGGGTGCGGGGGGCACTCCGAGGCCGCGGTCATGCCGGCGCCGCCGCGGCCGGCGCCGCCGGTGATCGACGAGACCCGGGTCGATCCCTTCCCGCTCCGGCCCTCGCCGGATTCCGGTTCGGTCTCGATCACCCCGGACGAGCCGTCGTCCGAACTGGGCCACTCGTGA
- a CDS encoding MFS transporter, protein MAAARSSQGTAGIGGTKGSIRRGGPGRMSGSVRAVGRALHFPFTGTARGIRKATHAHGAGESGLGKLIELHAVNGAGDVMITIALASTVFFSVPTDEARGRVALYLAITMAPFTLLAPVIGPLLDRLPHGRRAAMAGAMLARAMLALLLSGAVASGSLELYPAALGVLVASKAYGVVRSAVVPRLLPPGFSLVKANSRVTLGGLLATGVAAPVGAGLQALGPRYPLYGAFAIFVAGTFLSFTLPPKVDSAKGEDRALLAADEEHVRGPRRERTPRPGLRTVGTAVTHALAANAALRCLSGFLIFFLAFLLREHPLTGESAAVSLGIVGVSAGAGNALGTAVGAWLKSRAPEIIIVTVVACVLGAAITAALFFGAVLVACLTAVAGFSQALAKLSLDALIQRDVPELVRTSAFARSETLLQVAWVFGGAIGIVLPLNGTLGLAVAAAIVAVGWLTTVRGLIGAARHGGTARPRVA, encoded by the coding sequence GTGGCAGCCGCGAGGTCGTCCCAGGGAACCGCCGGAATCGGTGGCACCAAGGGGAGCATCCGAAGGGGCGGGCCGGGCCGGATGAGCGGGTCCGTCCGCGCGGTCGGCCGTGCCCTGCACTTCCCGTTCACCGGCACGGCCCGCGGAATCCGCAAGGCGACGCACGCGCACGGGGCGGGTGAGTCCGGCCTCGGCAAACTGATCGAACTGCACGCGGTCAACGGCGCCGGCGACGTCATGATCACCATCGCCCTCGCCTCCACCGTCTTCTTCTCCGTGCCCACCGACGAGGCCCGCGGCCGCGTCGCCCTCTACCTCGCCATCACCATGGCGCCCTTCACCCTCCTCGCCCCGGTGATCGGCCCGCTCCTGGACCGCCTGCCGCACGGCCGCCGGGCCGCGATGGCCGGCGCGATGCTCGCCCGGGCGATGCTCGCCCTGCTGCTGTCGGGCGCGGTCGCCAGCGGCAGCCTGGAGCTGTATCCCGCCGCGCTGGGGGTGCTCGTCGCGTCCAAGGCGTACGGAGTGGTGCGCAGCGCCGTCGTGCCCCGGCTGCTCCCGCCCGGCTTCTCCCTGGTGAAGGCCAATTCGCGGGTCACCCTGGGCGGACTGCTCGCCACCGGCGTCGCCGCGCCCGTCGGAGCGGGACTGCAGGCCCTCGGTCCGCGCTATCCGCTCTACGGCGCCTTCGCGATCTTCGTCGCGGGGACGTTCCTGTCGTTCACCCTGCCGCCGAAGGTCGACTCGGCCAAGGGCGAGGACCGGGCGCTGCTGGCCGCGGACGAGGAGCACGTGCGCGGGCCGCGACGGGAGAGGACACCGCGTCCCGGGCTGCGCACCGTCGGTACGGCGGTCACCCACGCCCTCGCCGCCAACGCCGCCCTGCGCTGCCTCTCCGGCTTCCTGATCTTCTTCCTCGCCTTCCTGCTGCGCGAGCACCCGCTCACCGGCGAGAGCGCGGCCGTCTCGCTCGGGATCGTCGGCGTGTCGGCCGGCGCGGGCAACGCGCTCGGCACCGCGGTCGGGGCCTGGCTGAAATCCCGCGCCCCCGAGATCATCATCGTGACCGTCGTGGCGTGCGTGCTGGGCGCCGCGATCACCGCCGCCCTCTTCTTCGGGGCCGTCCTGGTGGCCTGCCTCACGGCGGTCGCCGGGTTCTCGCAGGCGCTCGCCAAGCTGTCCCTGGACGCGCTGATCCAGCGGGACGTGCCCGAACTCGTACGGACCTCCGCCTTCGCGCGCTCCGAGACGCTGCTGCAGGTGGCCTGGGTGTTCGGCGGCGCGATCGGCATCGTGCTGCCCCTCAACGGCACGCTGGGCCTCGCCGTGGCCGCCGCGATCGTCGCCGTCGGGTGGCTCACCACCGTCCGGGGGCTGATCGGCGCGGCCCGGCACGGAGGCACGGCGCGGCCACGCGTGGCATGA